AATACCAGTAAACCGGAGTGGCAAAAATGATACTTTTTGCGTTCACCATTCTGTCTGCCAACTCTTGAAATTGGTCCGTAGAAGGGTACTTGGCGTTATAGTCGAAAGGTGCAATTTCGAAATCGAGCAAGTCCACTAAATCGTGTGGAATACCATTGAACACGTTTCGTAAAAGCGTACGAGTATGACTGTCTTTTCTCGCACTTCCCAGTAGTATTATCGTATCGCTCATATTCGTATGAATCTTATTATTTGCAAAAGGTGCAGGTGTAAATGTAAGGATGGTTCTCAGTTTCTCAAACCTTCGAGCTTGTGTTGAGAATTTATTAATCGCGCTGCATAGAACTTGCGAGTCTCACAACTAACCGTCAATCAGATTGTTTACAAGGCCTGTTCCGTATTTTTTTTAGTTTCGTTTTTTGAACCTGTATGATCCAAACTAAATGAAAAAGATTTTATTCTTTCTGACATTTATTTCCTTGGCGCAATCTGTTTGCGCACAGTCTGATTCATTGATTTTTCGAAATGGAAATACCATGGTGGGTGAGGTAAAAGAAATGACCCGCGGGGTTCTGACCATTGAGACCGAATACAGCGATAGTGACTTCATGATTGAATGGCAGCAGATCTCGGAGTTTTATAGCGATCAACTGTATACCGTCAATTTAGATGACAGAACTTTGCTCACTGAAGCGAAGATTGAGAATCTTGGAAACGGAAAGTTCAAAATAGTCGGCGAGGCTCAAACACGTGAAGTGAATATTGATGAGATTGTATATCTGAGACAATTGGATTCATCGTTTTGGAGTAAGATGTCAGCTTCGGTAGATTTGGGTTTTAGCTTGACCAAAGCCAGTAATCTACGACAGTACAATGCTTCTGCAAACTTGGGCTACAAGACGGATCAATGGACGGTAAACGGACATTACCGACAAGTGCGATCGAATCAAGATGATGTGGACCCGATACGTAGAACAGAGGCAGGAATTGGCGGTGACTATTCATTGCGAAACGGGATTTTCTTTGGTGCAGCTTTGAACTTTCTCTCCAATACGGAGCAGCAAATCGATCTGCGTACCACCGGATCAGTAGGCGCGGGATACTACATTCTTAGAAACAACGACATGTATTGGAATGGATTTCTCGGGGTAGCCATTAACAACGAAAACTTTTTGGAGGTGCCTGAAGAAGTATCTTCAGACAGGGAGAGTTTAGAAGGCGTATTGGGTACCGAACTTAACATGTACGACGTTGGGGATCTGAACCTTTTTACCAATGTACTTTGGTATCCGAGTTTTACTGAAGAAGGTCGTAATCGTATCGACTACCGCTTCGATTTATCCTATGACTTGCCATTTGATTTTTATATCAAAACGGGACTAACACTCAATTACGATAGCCAGCCCGCACCCGGGGCTTCTCAAACCGATTATGTGATTGTTACTGGTTTTGGCTGGGAGCTATAAACCGCCCTTGAAGCTATTTTAACTAGTAGTATTCCAGCTTCAAACTGAGAGCGATCTTTTGTTTTGCTAAAAAGTGTTGAATAAATCTCCCATAATAAATGCGAAAATGCCAATTGGAATTACAATGATTAATACTGGAATGACCAGATTTAAAATGGCCTTTCCGATTCCGAAATTATGAGCCAGGCTCAAACCTATAACCAGTAATACGGCGGCCCAAATCGAGACAACTATACTGAGAAAAGCGAGCAAGTACAGAATCATTTCAGACTTGGTCAGCCCCAGTACGACAATCTCAATATCACCGGAGTAGAACGTGAAATAGGGTCCAAAAAAGCCAATTTGAAAAAAGAGAAGGACCACTCCTGCAATATTTGGAACCATAGACCATGCTACAATAGTGAGTGTTCTACTGTAATTGCCTTTTCCTCCGATCCATCTCCCGACCATGCTCAGAATCGCTGCAAAAACCATATTGGCCAAAGGGCCAAGTATGGCTCCTATTATGACAATGACCACCAAAGAGAACCAAGGTCCCAAGTCAAAAAGTGGCGCACCATCCAAGGCATTTCCTAAAGCCGACACAGCTCCTCCGATTATAAGAAGTTGGGTGATGTACTTATCGGGGCATTTCTTGAGGATGTACCTCAACGTGTCTTTTGGTCGCAGCCAAATGGATTGCAGTAATTTGCTCTCTTCAATGCCTTCAATGCCTTCAATCAGTTCCTCTTCCTGATTTTGTTCAAAATCTAGTATTTCAATTTCATTTTCGCTCATACTCTAAAAAGTTGCTAAGTGAATATAGCTTAAAAACTGATTGCGAAGCTCACTGCATAAGCCAGATTGTCGCCGAATGAAGGCAACTCATAATAGCCGTGTCGGTAGAAAACGCCTATGCCAAGACCCGAATAGTAGAGACTTCCGCCCTTGTAGCGCAAGATATTGTCAATCACTATTCCTCCTTCCAGATAGGCTCTGTCCATGGTAACTTGTGGCATATCTGGCACGAAGGTCGAAGGCGTTTCCAAATTCCCGATTGCCGCTTGATACATCAGTCGAATTTCAGGTCTGGAAAAGACCCATTCCATTCCGAAAGGGTTTCCGAAGTTTTGGGAAATTCCCGCTTGGGCGTATTGATCGTTAATAAAAGAATAGAGCGGCATCGTGTGGAAATACCCAAAGCCAACAATTCCCAAATCTCGTTCGCCCGAAATACCGCGGCTAAGTATCAAATTGGATTGGTTGATTTGGTCCGCCCAGATCTTTCCTCCTGTAGCAAATAGGCGAAGAGCTCCTAGACGCGCCACATTAATTTCATGCATCACGCGCAATTCTGCTTTGGTATATTCTTGTTCACTTTCGAAAAGCTCATTGATGGCTTGATTTACTTCCAGCGAAATACGAGGGTACGAAACCCCTTGAGGCACCAAGGTGCTTCCGACCATCATGAGCGCTTCGCCTGGATTGTATTCTACCAAGATTCCAACTTCGGTTGTCGTGAGGTTGTACTCCTCGAAAGAGGCATCTGTACGATTCGTTCTTTCAAAATTCCGCCGTTCATTCCGGATGCTCAGGGTTGTTCGAACGTCGCGCATCGGGCGGTACTTGAGTTCAGCTTTATATGCTTCGTAAGGATTCATAAAGCGGATGAACAAGTCACGCTCGACCTCTCCCAATTTTAGGAATCCACCCATGTTTTCGGTGCTTGATCTACCCGGTTCGTCTACATCGTTTTCGTAACCCACATAGAATTCAAACTCTCGCTTTGGCTGGATTCTGAAGCGCAACCCGCCACCATATTTCATCTCTTTATCGCGAAAACCATAGGCGAAATAGGCTTCAGGACTCATCCATTTAATGAGTTTGTCATTGGTGGACAAACCGATACCCAAGCGCAAACCCTCGTATTGATTAAATCCCAAAATGTGCGGCAAAAGAATATCGGCCTTACCAATGCTAAAACGGCC
This genomic window from Cryomorphaceae bacterium 1068 contains:
- a CDS encoding DUF481 domain-containing protein, with the translated sequence MKKILFFLTFISLAQSVCAQSDSLIFRNGNTMVGEVKEMTRGVLTIETEYSDSDFMIEWQQISEFYSDQLYTVNLDDRTLLTEAKIENLGNGKFKIVGEAQTREVNIDEIVYLRQLDSSFWSKMSASVDLGFSLTKASNLRQYNASANLGYKTDQWTVNGHYRQVRSNQDDVDPIRRTEAGIGGDYSLRNGIFFGAALNFLSNTEQQIDLRTTGSVGAGYYILRNNDMYWNGFLGVAINNENFLEVPEEVSSDRESLEGVLGTELNMYDVGDLNLFTNVLWYPSFTEEGRNRIDYRFDLSYDLPFDFYIKTGLTLNYDSQPAPGASQTDYVIVTGFGWEL
- a CDS encoding Yip1 family protein, which gives rise to MSENEIEILDFEQNQEEELIEGIEGIEESKLLQSIWLRPKDTLRYILKKCPDKYITQLLIIGGAVSALGNALDGAPLFDLGPWFSLVVIVIIGAILGPLANMVFAAILSMVGRWIGGKGNYSRTLTIVAWSMVPNIAGVVLLFFQIGFFGPYFTFYSGDIEIVVLGLTKSEMILYLLAFLSIVVSIWAAVLLVIGLSLAHNFGIGKAILNLVIPVLIIVIPIGIFAFIMGDLFNTF